The genomic DNA GAGTTACGCGACCTGACGCTCGCCGGAATCATCCGGCCGCAGGACATCGCCTCCGACAACACGGTGAAGCACGACCGGCTGGCGGAGGCCCGCATCTCCTACGGCGGGCGCGGCACGCTCAGCGACGTGCAGAAGCCGCGCTACGGGCAGGAGCTGCTGGACTCCGTCCTGCCCTTCTGAACATGGAAAAGGGCGGCGCAGCCCATGCCGCGCCGCCCTTTCCGGGAGTTTTATGCCCTCAGGACTTGTCGGTCACTTCACGGGCCTTGTCCTTGATGCCGCCGGCGGCATTCTGGACCTTGCCCTCGGCGCGGTCGGCCTTGCCCTCGGCTTCCATCTTCTTGTCGCCAACCAGGGAACCGACGTTCTCCTTGACGGCGCCCTTGGCCTGCTTCAGCGAACCTTCGATGCGGTCCTTGTCCATGTGACAGTCTCCTCTGTCGTGTACGGTCTGCCTGAAGAACGTGGCGGACCATGGGCTGGTTGCAGGGCCCGGGCGACACCAGATCCCCGGGCATGTGCGGACGCTATTACCTCGAAGCCAGCCCGGCGAAGCTGGAGAAGCAGTTCAACCCGACGAACCCGCTTCCCAACCATCCGGCCAACTACAACGTCGCCCCGACGCAGGAGAGCCTCGTGGTGCGCTTCAACCCCGCCACGGGTCAGCGCAGCCTCGACCCCTTGCGCTGGGGGCTGGTGCCGCGCTGGGCGAAGGATGCCAGCGGCGCGGCGAAGCTGATGAATGCGCGGTCGGAGGGGGTGGCGGAGAAACCGTCCTTCCGCGACGCCTTCGCGAAACGGCGCTGCCTCGTGCCGGCCGACGGCTTCTACGAATGGCGGCAGGAAGGGCCTGGGCCGAAGCAGCCCTATGCCATCGCGCTGCGTTCCGGCGAGACCATGGCCCTGGCGGGCCTCTGGGAAGGCTGGAAGCAGCCGGATGGAAGCTGGCTGCGCACCTATACGATCGTGACCACCGAGGCGGTGGGCAAGATCACCGCCCTGCACCACCGCACCCCCGTCATCCTGCCGCCGGAGCACTGGGACGCTTGGCTGGGGGAGCGGGAAAGCGGGACGGAGGAGCTTCTCGGCCTGATGCAGGCGCTGGACGCGGAGAAGCTGCGGGTCTGGCCGGTCGGCAAGCGGGTGAACAAGTTCAGCGAGAACGGCTCCTCGCTGCTCGCCCCCGTGGACGATGCCGACCCGCCAGAGGGGCTGAACGAGCCGCCACCCCAGGCCGTCGCGGCCGCTCAGGAGCCGCGATAGGTGCTGTAGCTCCAGGGCGAGCAGAGCAGCGGCACATGGTAGTGCCCGCCCTCCGCCGTCAGCCCGACGCGGATCGCCACCCAGTCGAGATAGTCCGGATCACTCCCCTGTTCGGCGAAATAGTCGCCCACGCCGAAGCGCAGCTCGTAGCGTCCCGGCAGGAAATCCTGCGGCGAGAGCAACGGCGCGTCGGTGCGGCCATCGGCATTGGTCACCGTTTCGACCAGCAGCGCCGGGGCCGGCGCATCCACGCGCCAGAGCTGCACCGCCATGCCGGCGGCGGGGCGGCCGGCGGTGGTATCGAGCACATGGGTGGTGAGGGCGGAGGGCTTCACTCCGCCGCCTCCAGCTCCTGCGGGATCTCGCTCACCAGCTCCTCCAGGTCGAAGGCGAGCAGGGCGTTCATGTGCATCTCCGCATCGTCCAGCCAGAGGCTCCGGCAGATCCCGTCCACCAGCCGCGGCACGCCGTATTTCATGCCACTGATCGAGGCGCCGGACAGGCCCATCGACGGCGTGGCGCCATAGCCCATGAAGTGGATATGGCGCAGGAAGGGTGCCTCGCCCGGCACCTTCTCGCGGAAGGCGAAGCCGGGGGTCAGATAGGGGCAGGCGGCAAGGTTGGGGAATTCCTGCCCCGCCGGCGGCGTGTAGACGTCGCTCCACAGCAGGATATGCGGCGCGATCGCCGCCAGTTCCGGCCGCAGGGCGAGGTTGAAGGCCGTGCCGGTGCCGACGATCACGTGGTCCGCGCGGTGTTCGCCGCGCGGCGTCTCCAGCACCACCTCCTCGCCCTCCATGCGCGCGCCCTGGACCGAGCTGCCCATGTGAAGCGTGAAGCGCGGGTCATGCGCCACGCGGTCCCAGCTTTCCTGCGGCGGCGGCTGGTTGAGATCGAAGATGTGCCGCATCATCCGCCACTTCAGCGGGTCCGGCATGGCGTGGAACTGGCCGAGGAAGCCCGCCTGCTCCATCCAGCGGAAGGGGTTGACGCGCGGCATCCGGCGCCGGCGCACCAGCATCGTGCCCTGCGCCGCCCCGGCTTCCAGCGCCGTGGCGAGGTTGTCGAAGGCGCTGGCGCCCGCCCCCACCACCAGGATGCGCTGGCCCTTCAGCGCCTCGAAATCGACATGGCCGGAGGTGTGCGACACGCGCTCCCCCGGCAGGCCGTCGAAGGGCGCCGGGATCGACCAGGCGCCGGTGCCGTCCATGCCGGTGGCCAGCACCATCTTGCGCGCCTTGACCACGCGCTCGCCCTCCGGCGTGCGGAAGCGCAGCAGCAGCAGGTCGGCCTCCGGATCGTGGCCGATGGAGAGGAGCTCGTGCTCGTGCCGGACCGGCAGGGCCAGCACCTGCGCGTACCAGTCGAGGTAGCGCTGCCAGTCCACGCGGCCGATCTTGTGCAGGTCCTCCCAGGCCTGGAGCCCGTCCCGCGCCTCGAAGAAGGCCCGCGGCGTCAGTGCCGCCATGCCCAGGTCGGGGCCGCTGACATGCTTGGGCGTGCGCAGCGTGCGCATCCGGGCGAAGACCGTCCAGCAGCCGGTGGCACCCGGCTCGGCCCGGTCGAAGATCGCGACGTTCCCGACCTTCTCCCGCCGCAGCCCGAAGGCGGCGGCGAGGCCGGTCTGCCCGGCGCCGATGATGGCCACGTCCAGCGCGCCATCCGTGCGTTCGGGAACCCAGGGGCGCTTCGGGTAGTCGAGGAGGTCGAGCTGCCGGCGGACCTCGGACTCCAGCGCGGTCAGGGTATTGGCCATCACGGACATCGCATCTCCTTGCGACGCAGCATGACGAGCGGCGGGGCCGGCAGCAAGGGGCAAGCGTAACGATGCCGCATCGTGGCTGCCACCGGCCGGGCCTCACCCGTACTCCTCACCCATACTGGGGCACGCGCTCCAGGCGTTGCAGCACCTCGGCGGCGGTCAGCGGACCGTCGAAATGGAAGCCCTGCCCTTCCGTATAGCCGGCTTCGAGGGCGAGCCTGACCAGTTCCTCGTTCTCCAGCCCCTCCACCATGGTCGCCATGCCCAGGCGCCGCGCCAGATCCGCCATGGTGCGCACGATGGCGAGGCATTCCGGCCGCGTGGCCATGCCGTGCACGAAGGATCGGTCGATCTTGATCTTCTCGAAGCGGAAGCGGCGCAGGTAGTCGAAGGAGGAGTAGGCTATCCCGAAATCGTCGAGCGCGATGCCGATCCCGAGTTCGCGCAGCTCCGCCAGCGTGGCCAGCACGCCGGCATCGTCGTCCAGCAGCAGGGATTCCGTGACCTCCAGCTCCAGCCGCCGTGCCGAGATGCCGGAGGCCGCCAGGGCCCGCGCCACGGCGATCAGCAGCCCGCCATCGGCGAACTGCCGCGGCGACAGGTTCACCGCCAACCGGATCTCCTCCGGCCATTGCACCGCATCGGTGCAGGCCTGCCGCAGCACCCAGTTGCCGATGGGCACGATCAGCCCGCTCTGCTCGGCGACGGGAATGAAGCTCTGCGGCCCGATCAGTCCCAGCCGTGGGTGCCGCCAGCGCAGTAGCGCCTCCAGCCCGGTGATCCGCCCGTCCGCCAGATGCACCTGCGGCTGGTAGTGCACCTCGAACTGCCCCTCGTGCAGCGCCACCGCGAGGTCGGATTGCAGCCGCTGCCGCTCCTCCGCCGCCTGCAGCAGCCGTTCCTCGAAGAAGCGGCAGGTGTTCCGCCCTTCCCCCTTGGCCTCATAGAGCGCGAGGTCGGCATGGCGCATCAGCGTGACCGCGTCGCCCTGCCCGGGCGCGAGGTCGGCGATGCCGATGCTCACCCCGGGCATGATCATGCGCCCTTCCAGCTCCAGCGGCCGGTTGACGACCCGGCCCAGCCGCATGGCCAGCTCCGACAGCGCCTCCCGCTTCAGCCCCGGCGGCGGCAGCACGGCGAACTCGTCGCCGCCCAGGCGCGCCACCATGTATTCCCCCATCCCCTTCCCCGGGCCTTCCCCCGGCACGCTGCCGCGCAGCCGCGCGGCGATCTCCCGCAGCATCCCGTCGCCCGCGACATGGCCCAGCGTGTCGTTGACGTCCTTGAAGGAGTCGAGGTCCAGCAGCAGCATCGGCACCCGGGGCGGCGGGCGGCCGGTGCCCCGCCGGGCCGGCGGCGCCAGCAGCTCCGCCAGCCGGTCCAGCAGCGCGCGCCGGTTCGGCAGGCCGGTCAGCGGGTCCTCCAGCGCGATGCGCCGGATCTGGCGGTTCTGTTGGACCAGCAGCAGCGACAGCCCCGCCCCGGCGGCGATCATGGCCAGCAGCACCGCGATGAAGGCGACGTAGAGGCCGCGCAGCTCGCCCTGGTCCTCGCCGACGAGGTTGCTGCCCTCCATATGCGTGGAGGCGGCGAGGCGGATCATCGGCACGTTCAGCTCGCCCAGCAGGAGGAGCATCTCCCGGCTGTTCTCCTCGGAGGCCGGCCGGTCGAGCAGGGCCTGCACCCGTTCGATCGTCTCGCCGAGCCGGTCCAGCAGCCCGGCATTCTCCGGGTTGCGGCGGATCAGCATCCGCACCTCGCCCTGCCGCAGCACGGAGAGCCTGTTGCGCAGGACATCGAGGCGAAGCTGCACATCCGCGTGCTCTACCGGCATGTTCGGCAGGGCATAGGCCGCGACCTCGGTCTGCAGCCGCATGAATTCCACCGCGCCGAGGGTGGTCTCGAACATGCTGTTGTAGCGGGTGAGTGCCTCGAAGAGGTTCTGTTGCCGGACGGTGAGCGCCGCGATGAAGCCCGCCGCCCCGGCCAGGCCGCCCATCAGCACGATCAGCGATACGCGCAGCCAGCGCTGGATGCCGCCCTCGGCCCCCGGCAGGCGCCTGCGTCGTCCCACGGGTATCACCTGCTCCGTCACACGAGGATGGCTTCCGGCGGGGGCCGGATGCCGAGCTATTCCCTCCCGCGATGCTTTCCGTCAAGGCAAGACACAGGGGCGGATGGACGCTTCGCGCGAAACTCCGCAGCGGAGGCGCGCCTTCTCCACCGTGAATGTCCGGTGCCCCGCGGACATGCCTCCGGCCCGGGCATCCGCCGCCAACAGTTCCACCGGAACGGCTCCGCTGCTCCGGGGCGGCCCCTTCCCCCGTCCCGCCCCGGCCCTTGATCCCGCGGGCGGTCGCTCCCAAAACGGCGGGGCAACAGCCCAAGCGGGAACAGGCGAGACGATGAGCGACACGGCGCCCCCCAACCTGATCGCGGCAGTGGACCAGAACCGGCACTGGGACCGGCTGATGCAAATGGCGAGGATCGGCGCCATTCCCGGCGACGGCGTGAATCGCCCCTGCCTCTCGCCGCTGGACCGCGAGGCGCGCCGCCTGCTGATCGGCTGGGCCACGGAGCTGGGCCTGACCGTCTCGGTCGATCCGATGGGCAACCTGTTCCTGCGGCACGAGGGCACGGACCCGGAGGCCGCGCCGGTGCTGACCGGCAGCCACATGGACAGCCAGCCCATGGGCGGCCGCTTCGACGGCATCTGGGGCGTGCTCGCCGGGCTGGAGGCGGTGCAGGCGATCCGCGACAGCGGCGCCGCCACGCGGCACCCGATCGAGGTCGTGGCCTGGACCAACGAGGAAGGCGGCCGCTTCGCTCCCGGCTGCATGGGCTCCATGGCCTGGGCCGGGCATTCGCCGGCCGACACCTGGGACGCGACCGTGGATTCCGAGGGCGTCACCTTCGCCCGGGCGCTGGCCGGGCAGCGCGAGGCCGAGGCCGACCTGCCGCAGCGCCCGCTCGGCCCCGGCACGCAGCCGGTCGCCTATCTGGAGGCGCATATCGAGCAGGGCCCGCGCCTGGAGGCCGAAGGCTATGACATCGGCGTCGTCACCGGCATCCAGGGCAGCCGCTGGTTCCTGGTGGAGCTGCGCGGCGAATCCGCCCATGCCGGCACCGCGCCGCTCGGCCTGCGCAAGGACGCGGTGCAGGACATGGTGCGCGCCATCAACGCGCTGAACGCGCTGATGACCGATCCCGAGGACATCCTGCGCTTCACCGTCGCCCGCATCGAGGTCACGCCGAACACCTCGAACTCGGTGGCCGAGCTGGTGCGCTTCACCATCGACTTCCGGCACCCCGACAAGGACGTGCTGCTGATGAACGGCGACGCGATCGACAACACGATCCGCTCCGCCGTGAAGAACTGCGAGGTCACAGTCACGGAACGCTTCCACGCCCTGCCGGTGGATTTCGACACCGGCGTGCTGGACACGGTGGAGGCCGCCGCCCAGGCCCAGGGGCTGCGCGCGCTGCGCATGCCCTCCGGCGCCTTCCACGACGCGCAGTTCATGGTGCCGGTCTGCCCCACAGGCATGATCTTCGTGCCCAGCCACAAGGGCATCAGCCACAACCCGGCGGAATATTCCTCGCCGGAACAGCTCGCCGCCGGGGTGCGCGTGCTGGCCGCCTCGCTGCTCCGGCTCGCTCAAGGACAAGCGTCAGGGGGTTAGGCGGAAAGGATATAGGAGAGGCAGCGCCTCTCCCACGGACAGCGCGGCGCCGGGGCGGCTCAGACGCTGGCGAGCAGCCCGGCCAGGAGCCTCGCCCGCGGCACCAGGCTGTCCACCAGCAGGTGCTCGCCCAGCGTATGGTGGCCCGCGCTCATCACGCCCAGCCCGTCCAGTGTCGGGATGCCCAGCGCCCCGGTGAAGTTGCCGTCCGAGCCGCCGCCGGCGCTGCCATGGCCGATCTCGCCGCCCAGGCGCTGGCCGATGGCATGGGCCTTCGCGTGCAGGCCCAGATCCGCCACGGAAGGCTCCCAGACCGGGCGGGTGACGCCGCGCCGCACCTCCAGCGCCACATCCGGGGCGGAGGCGCGCAGGCCCAGCATCCGCTCCACCGCCGCGTCGAGGTCCTGCTGCCGCTTGGCCATGGTCAGTGCCTCGGCATCGCAATGCGTGGCGACGCAGTTCACCCATTGCCCGCCCCGCACGACGCCGACCGAGAAGGTACAGGCCTCGGTGGTCATGGCCTCGATGGCCAGCACCTGCCGGCACATCTCGCGGATCGCGCTCCGTCCCTCCCCCAGCGAGGCGCCGGCATGGCTGGGCCGGCCGGTGGTCCGCAGGTTGAAGCGGGCGATGGCATAGCGGCCGGTCACCACATCGCCCAGGACGGCGCTGCTGCCCGGGCGCCCGGGCTCCGGCACCAGCACCACGGCATGGCGCCGCGCCTCCGCCTCGATCAGGTCGCGGGTGGAGAGGCTGCCGATCTCCTCGTCCGGCGTCAGCAGCACCGTCACGGGGCGGGAGGCCGGGATGCCGGCCCGGATCATCTGCCGGATCGCCTCCAGCGCCAGGAAGGTGCCGCCCTTCATGTCGCCGATCCCCGGCCCGTAGCAGCGCCCGCCGTCGCGGCGGAAGGGCAGCGCCGCCAGCGTGCCGACGGGATGCACCGTGTCGAGATGCGCCAGCACCAGGATGCCCGGCGCCTCCCCGTCCGGATGCGGAAAGCGCGCCCGCACGCAGCCGCCCAGCATCGCGCCGGTCGGCCCCGGGCGGCCGGGAATGCGCTCGATCCGCGCCCCGGCCAAAGCGAGGTCGCGGGCGGCGAGGTCCATCATCCGGTTGACGGCCCCGGCATCGAAGGTGGGGCTCTCGCACTCCACCCAGGGCCGCAGCCCCTCCAGGATGGCATCGGCCTCGAAGGGCAGGGTAAGGGCGGCGGCGAGGGGGGCGGAAAACGAGTCCATGCCCCGCATGCTTTCCCAGCCGACCCGCCCGGACAAGGCTGCAATCGGGCCGTCGTATCGCCTGATTGCTGCGCCGCACGGCTGGGATTCGCGCGATGCGGCGCGGCAGGCTAGATTCTTCCGCAATGAACGATACATCGCGACCCTTCCTCCGAAGGATCATGCCCCAGCTTGGCCCCATGGGCTGGGAAGGGGCGGAGCTGTCCGCCAGCGAATACATGCTGCCGCTGGGGGCGGAACAGCGGGCCGAGATCGAGGCCGGGCCCGAAGCCCCGGGCCCCTGCATCGAGGCCCTGGCCGGGGCGATGCGCCCCCGGCTGGACCATGGCCAGGGCTTCATGCTGCTGCGCGGGCTGCCGCAGGACCTGCCGGCCGCAGCGGTGCTCCGGGCGCTGGGCCGGCATCTCGGCACCGCCCTGCCGGTGGAGGCCGACCCGAATTTCTGCGACATCCTGCTGCTGCGGCCGGACGCGCCGGCGCGCGTCACCCTGCTGTCCGCCGCCTCCGTCCACAATGCCCTGCTGCTGCGGGACAAGCCGCTGCTGACCTCCCTTTACGCCGCCAACCCGGCCCTCGGCGACGGCATCGCCTTCCAGGTCTCCGGCGGCGTCTTCGCGGGCTATCGCGGGCCGTCCATGCCGGATGCGGCGGCGCCCGAGGCCCTGCGGGCGGCGCTGGAGGCGCCGGGCCTGTCGCTCTCGATGCAGAGCGGCGACGTGCTGGTGCTGAACCCCTTCCTGGTCTGGCTGCGCGACCGGCCCGAAGCCTCCCATCTGGCGCTCCGGGCGTCGCAGACGCGGATGGACTTCCCGGAATGGGCACCGCCGATGCAGAGCCTGGCCGCCGCGAGCTGATGCGCATCCTCCTGGCGAATGCCAACACCACGGAGGCGATCACCGCCCTCTGCGCCACGGCAGCGCGCGCCGCGGCCTCGCCGGGCACGGAGATCCTCCCCGCCACGCCGCGCTTCGGCCCGGCGGTGATTTCCACCCGCGCCGAGAACGCCATCGCCTCCCATGCCGTGCTGGACCTCCTGGCCGGCCACGCCACGGGCGAGGACCGGGTCGATGCGGTGGTGCTCGCCGTGTCCCACGACACAGCGCTGGAGGCGGCGCGGCAGCTCATGCCCTGCCCCGTGCTGGGCATGACCGAGGCCGCCTGCCTGACCGCCTGCATGCTCGGCGCCCGCTTCGGCCTCGTCACGCTGGGCGGGGTGGAGATGTACCGGGAACTGCTGGCCCGGCACGGCCTCGCCACCCGCTGCGCCGGGCTGGAAGGGGTGGACGCCACCCCGCCCCAGGCGCTGGAGGACCCGGAAGGCGTGGCCGCCAAGGTCGGTGCCGCGATCGCCCGCCTCGTGGCCCAGGGCGCCGATTCCGTGGTGCTCGGCGGGGCCGCCCTGGCGGGGATGGAGGAACGGCTGCGGCGCGACGCCCCCGTGCCGCTGCTGGAGGGCGTCGCCTGCGGCGTCCGGCTGGCGGAGATGCTGGTGCGCATGGCCCCGGGCAAGCCGGCGACGGGCGCCATGGCCGCCCCGCGCGGCCGGGGCAGCATCGGCCTCTCCCCCGCCCTGGCGGCGCTGCTGCAAGGCCCGGCCGCCTAGGACCTCCCTGCCGGCGATCCCGCCCGTGGGCGGGCGACCATGCTGCGGCCATGATCCGCCGCCATCATCCTGCGCCATCATCCTCCGGCCGGGCAACCGCCCGGTCCGGGTGACGTTGCCGGCTACGGAACGAGGAGGGACAGATGCGGCTCGATGGCCCCGAAAGCGAGAATGTCGAGGACCGGCGCGGCCAGGGTGGCGGCTTCGGGGGCGGCGGTCTCGGCGGGGGTGGCTTCCGCATCCCCGGCGGCCGCATCGGCGGTGGCATCGGCACCATCGCCATCCTGCTGATCGCCGCCTTTCTCGGCGTGGACCTCACCGGCATCGTCGGGGACGATCCCGGCCAGCCGGCCCCGCAGGAACGCCGCCTCGACCCGGGCCAGGCCGGGAACGGCCAGCAGGCCGGGCGCGAGGATGCCGGGCGGCGCTTCGTGGCGCAGGTGCTGGGCGAGACCGAGCGCGTCTGGACCGAGCAGTTCTCGCAGATGGGCCGCACCTATCACGACCCTACCCTGGTCCTGTTCTCCGGCGTCACCCGCTCAGGCTGCGGCACGGCGCAGTCGGAAACCGGCCCCTTCTACTGCCCGAACGACCAGAAGGTTTATATCGACCTCGACTTCATGCAGCAGTTGCAGAACCGCCTGGGCGCGCGTGGCGACTTCGCGGCCGCCTACATCATCGCGCATGAGGTCGGCCACCATGTGCAGAACGAGCTGGGCGTGCTGGAGCGCGCGCACCAGTTCCAGGCGCGCTACGGCGGCAACAGCCCGGAAGCCAACCAGATCCAGGTCCGGGTCGAGTTGCAGGCCGACTGCTTCGCGGGCGTCTGGGCCAATCTGGCGAACCGCGAGCGCCATATCCTGGAAGACGGCGACATCGAGCAGGGCCTGAACGCCGCCGCCGCCGTGGGCGACGACCGTCTGCAAAGGCAGATGCGCGGCACGGTCCAGCCCGAGACCTTCACCCATGGCTCCTCGGCGCAGCGCGTGCGCTGGTTCCGGCGCGGGCTGGAGAGCGGCAACATCCGGGCCTGCGACACCTTCGGCACGCAGCAGCTCTGACCGCGGCCCGGAGCGGTACGCCCGCTCCGGAGCCCTGCCAACGGGCAGGACGGCCATGCCCCCCGCCCTGCCCTTTTCCGGAACGTCCCCCGGCGCGTATTCCCCATCCCATTGCACAATCGTTGCGATCCGCCCGGCGCGGGGGCAGTCTTCTTCCGGGGGAACGCGGCGCGAGAAGCCGCGGCCCCGGGGAAAGGAAGCACCATGACGGGTTCCAGGAAGCGCGGGGCCGCCCTTCTGTTCGCGACTCTGCTGACGGCGGCCATGCCAACGCCGCGAACGGAGGTCCGGGCGCAGCCCGCACCGCCGCCCGGCGGGGACGCCGTGCAGAAGCTGCAGGAATTCCGCGGCACGGGCGCCAGCCGCGACATGGAGACGGTGCCGCAGACCGGCCGCCGCGCCGACCAGATCCGCCGCAACCTGGAACGCATCCGCCTGCCGGACGGCTTCCGCATCAGCCTCTATGCCCTGGTGCCCGATGCGCGGCACATGGCGGTGGGCCCCTCCTCCGGCGTGGTCTTCGTCGGTACGCGCAAGAACCGGATCTGGGCCGTCACCGACCGCGACCGCGACCGCGTGGCGGACGAGGTGAAGGTCTTCGCGCCCTCCGTCGCCTTCGCCATCCCCAATGGCCTCTGCTTCAGCCCGGACGGCATTCTCTATACGGTGGAGCAGAACCGCGTGCTGGCCTTCCCGGCGGCGGAGTTCTTCTACGAGGGACCGGACGTGGCCGCCGCGACGGTGGTGCCGCAGGGGCAGCTCATCCCGGCCGCCGAGGAGAGCTTCAACCACACCGCCCGCGTCTGCCGCATCGGGCCGGACAACAAGCTCTATATCGCCCTCGGCCAGCCCTTCAACGTACCGCCCCCGGCGAAGCGGGCGCTCTATGACCAGCAGGGCATCGGCGGCATCATCCGCATGGACCGCGACGGCCAGAACCGCGAGGTCTTCGCGCGCGGCATCCGCAACTCCGTCGGCATCGCCTTCCGCCCCGGCACCAGCGAACTCTGGTTCACCGACAACCAGGTGGACGGCATGGGCGACGACACCCCGCCCGGCGAGATCAACCGCGCCACGAAGGCGGGTCTGAACTTCGGCTTCCCCTGGTATGGCGGCGGCACGGTCCGCACCGCCGAATACGCCAAGGATACGGTGCCCGCCGACGTGGTCCCGCCCGCGGTCGAGATGGCGCCCCATGCGGCGGATCTGGGCATGACTTTCTACACCGGCCGCATGTTCCCCGAGAGCTATCGCGGCGCCATCTTCGACGCGCAGCACGGTTCCTGGAACCGCAGCCAGGCGGTCGGGGCACGGGTGATGGTCACCTTCCTGAACGCCGATGGCAGCGTGAAGGAAAGCAAGCCCTTCGCGGAGGGCTGGCTGGACGAGGAGACCAACGAGTATTCCGGCCGCCCGGTGGACGTGGCGCAACTGGCGGATGGCTCGCTGCTGGTCTCCGACGACGCGGCGGGGGCGATCTACCGCATCTCCTATGGGGACCGGAATTGACGGGAGGCGCCACGACCCGGCGCCTCCGCCTGCTGGCCGGCCTGCTTTCCCTCGGCGTCCTGGCGCCGGGGGGATGGACGGCGCCGGCATGGGGGGCCGAGGGCGATGCGCGGGCCGGGCGCCGGCTGGCCGGCGGGCAATGCGCCGGCTGCCACGGCAATGACGGGCTGGCGGTGGTGCCGGGCGCGCCCAACCTCGCCGGGCAGGTCGCGGATTATCTCGGCACCCAGTTGGCCGCCTTCCGTTCCGGTTCCCGGCAGCAGGAGCAGATGAACCTCGCGGCCCGGGAACTGACCGACGCGCAGATCGCGGACCTCGCCGCCTGGTACGCCTCGATCCGCGTCGAGGTGGAGATCCCGGGGCGCTGACGCCAGCGGCGCCGGCCCGGGAGGGATAACGGGGGGGGGGAACGCGGCGGGAAGCCGGCCTCAGGACGTCTGCGCCTGGGGACCCCGCCTGTCATGGCCCAGCCGTTCCAGGCTGGCCGGCGCGGCGGCCGCCATCTCCCTCCGGTCCCGCAGGTGGCGGCGCAGCAGCAGCAGCAGCGCGGCCGTGGTGAAGAGCACGCCCAGCATCGGCAGCTTCGGGATGTCGAAGAGGAACCGGGTGTAGCTCAGCACGGCCGCCGCCTGCATGCACAGCGCGGCCGGCCAGAGGCCCGGG from Roseomonas gilardii includes the following:
- a CDS encoding aspartate/glutamate racemase family protein, which codes for MGTADAEPGRRELMRILLANANTTEAITALCATAARAAASPGTEILPATPRFGPAVISTRAENAIASHAVLDLLAGHATGEDRVDAVVLAVSHDTALEAARQLMPCPVLGMTEAACLTACMLGARFGLVTLGGVEMYRELLARHGLATRCAGLEGVDATPPQALEDPEGVAAKVGAAIARLVAQGADSVVLGGAALAGMEERLRRDAPVPLLEGVACGVRLAEMLVRMAPGKPATGAMAAPRGRGSIGLSPALAALLQGPAA
- a CDS encoding M20 family metallo-hydrolase, translating into MSDTAPPNLIAAVDQNRHWDRLMQMARIGAIPGDGVNRPCLSPLDREARRLLIGWATELGLTVSVDPMGNLFLRHEGTDPEAAPVLTGSHMDSQPMGGRFDGIWGVLAGLEAVQAIRDSGAATRHPIEVVAWTNEEGGRFAPGCMGSMAWAGHSPADTWDATVDSEGVTFARALAGQREAEADLPQRPLGPGTQPVAYLEAHIEQGPRLEAEGYDIGVVTGIQGSRWFLVELRGESAHAGTAPLGLRKDAVQDMVRAINALNALMTDPEDILRFTVARIEVTPNTSNSVAELVRFTIDFRHPDKDVLLMNGDAIDNTIRSAVKNCEVTVTERFHALPVDFDTGVLDTVEAAAQAQGLRALRMPSGAFHDAQFMVPVCPTGMIFVPSHKGISHNPAEYSSPEQLAAGVRVLAASLLRLAQGQASGG
- the uraH gene encoding hydroxyisourate hydrolase translates to MKPSALTTHVLDTTAGRPAAGMAVQLWRVDAPAPALLVETVTNADGRTDAPLLSPQDFLPGRYELRFGVGDYFAEQGSDPDYLDWVAIRVGLTAEGGHYHVPLLCSPWSYSTYRGS
- a CDS encoding SidA/IucD/PvdA family monooxygenase, with the protein product MSVMANTLTALESEVRRQLDLLDYPKRPWVPERTDGALDVAIIGAGQTGLAAAFGLRREKVGNVAIFDRAEPGATGCWTVFARMRTLRTPKHVSGPDLGMAALTPRAFFEARDGLQAWEDLHKIGRVDWQRYLDWYAQVLALPVRHEHELLSIGHDPEADLLLLRFRTPEGERVVKARKMVLATGMDGTGAWSIPAPFDGLPGERVSHTSGHVDFEALKGQRILVVGAGASAFDNLATALEAGAAQGTMLVRRRRMPRVNPFRWMEQAGFLGQFHAMPDPLKWRMMRHIFDLNQPPPQESWDRVAHDPRFTLHMGSSVQGARMEGEEVVLETPRGEHRADHVIVGTGTAFNLALRPELAAIAPHILLWSDVYTPPAGQEFPNLAACPYLTPGFAFREKVPGEAPFLRHIHFMGYGATPSMGLSGASISGMKYGVPRLVDGICRSLWLDDAEMHMNALLAFDLEELVSEIPQELEAAE
- a CDS encoding putative bifunctional diguanylate cyclase/phosphodiesterase, which encodes MGRRRRLPGAEGGIQRWLRVSLIVLMGGLAGAAGFIAALTVRQQNLFEALTRYNSMFETTLGAVEFMRLQTEVAAYALPNMPVEHADVQLRLDVLRNRLSVLRQGEVRMLIRRNPENAGLLDRLGETIERVQALLDRPASEENSREMLLLLGELNVPMIRLAASTHMEGSNLVGEDQGELRGLYVAFIAVLLAMIAAGAGLSLLLVQQNRQIRRIALEDPLTGLPNRRALLDRLAELLAPPARRGTGRPPPRVPMLLLDLDSFKDVNDTLGHVAGDGMLREIAARLRGSVPGEGPGKGMGEYMVARLGGDEFAVLPPPGLKREALSELAMRLGRVVNRPLELEGRMIMPGVSIGIADLAPGQGDAVTLMRHADLALYEAKGEGRNTCRFFEERLLQAAEERQRLQSDLAVALHEGQFEVHYQPQVHLADGRITGLEALLRWRHPRLGLIGPQSFIPVAEQSGLIVPIGNWVLRQACTDAVQWPEEIRLAVNLSPRQFADGGLLIAVARALAASGISARRLELEVTESLLLDDDAGVLATLAELRELGIGIALDDFGIAYSSFDYLRRFRFEKIKIDRSFVHGMATRPECLAIVRTMADLARRLGMATMVEGLENEELVRLALEAGYTEGQGFHFDGPLTAAEVLQRLERVPQYG
- a CDS encoding CsbD family protein, translated to MDKDRIEGSLKQAKGAVKENVGSLVGDKKMEAEGKADRAEGKVQNAAGGIKDKAREVTDKS
- a CDS encoding M20/M25/M40 family metallo-hydrolase; protein product: MDSFSAPLAAALTLPFEADAILEGLRPWVECESPTFDAGAVNRMMDLAARDLALAGARIERIPGRPGPTGAMLGGCVRARFPHPDGEAPGILVLAHLDTVHPVGTLAALPFRRDGGRCYGPGIGDMKGGTFLALEAIRQMIRAGIPASRPVTVLLTPDEEIGSLSTRDLIEAEARRHAVVLVPEPGRPGSSAVLGDVVTGRYAIARFNLRTTGRPSHAGASLGEGRSAIREMCRQVLAIEAMTTEACTFSVGVVRGGQWVNCVATHCDAEALTMAKRQQDLDAAVERMLGLRASAPDVALEVRRGVTRPVWEPSVADLGLHAKAHAIGQRLGGEIGHGSAGGGSDGNFTGALGIPTLDGLGVMSAGHHTLGEHLLVDSLVPRARLLAGLLASV
- a CDS encoding SOS response-associated peptidase, yielding MCGRYYLEASPAKLEKQFNPTNPLPNHPANYNVAPTQESLVVRFNPATGQRSLDPLRWGLVPRWAKDASGAAKLMNARSEGVAEKPSFRDAFAKRRCLVPADGFYEWRQEGPGPKQPYAIALRSGETMALAGLWEGWKQPDGSWLRTYTIVTTEAVGKITALHHRTPVILPPEHWDAWLGERESGTEELLGLMQALDAEKLRVWPVGKRVNKFSENGSSLLAPVDDADPPEGLNEPPPQAVAAAQEPR